From one Ictalurus punctatus breed USDA103 chromosome 20, Coco_2.0, whole genome shotgun sequence genomic stretch:
- the LOC108280326 gene encoding uncharacterized protein LOC108280326, with product MDESTFETFEEELGATQQDVPQPKHPRQSHRPEMHPQRRVREEPLIIQQIPKSLPRESPVTRGVSLRKSLSAQNVAQIEAPWEGVTLNRCLFIAITILVLSSGCQRLHEFLRGRKDGRDLEPIGPVLNVRHTALRKYRLPAPEPETSLWDTFFWWVSDDEDNDDEERSRRGKSRKVTRERATRGLRHKAIPDRKLLKGREGRFKARRDKARQDKKKSRENMKVQREKLKSLREKKMEEEERAEKKMIMKESKKKAN from the exons ATGGACGAGAGcacatttgaaacatttgagGAAGAGCTTGGGGCAACACAACAGGATGTTCCTCAACCGAAACATCCCAGACAATCTCATCGGCCTG AAATGCATCCACAAAGAAGGGTGAGAGAG GAACCTCTAATCATCCAGCAGATCCCAAAGTCTCTACCTCGTGAGTCTCCAGTCACAAGAGGCG TGTCATTGCGAAAGTCATTGTCTGCTCAGAACGTGGCCCAGATCGAGGCACCATGGGAGGGAGTGACGCTTAACCGCTGCCTTTTCATAGCCATCACTATTCTGGTCCTCTCCTCAGGGTGTCAAAGACTACACG AGTTTCTAAGAGGTCGCAAAGATGGGAGAGATCTAGAGCCCATAGGTCCTGTGCTTAACGTCAGGCACACTGCTTTGAGGAAATATCGCTTACCAGCACCTGAG CCGGAGACGTCTCTGTGGGACACATTTTTCTGGTGGGTGAGTGACGATGAAGATAATGACGATGAAGAAAGAAGCAGACGAGGCAAGTCAAGGAAGGTGACTCGAGAAAGAGCTACTAGAGGTCTCAGACACAAAGCCATACCAGACAGGAAACTTCTGAAGGGACGGGAGGGCAGATTTAAAGCACGGAGAGATAAAGCAAGACAGGACAAAAAGAAGAGTCGAGAGAACATGAAGGTACAAAGAGAGAAATTGAAGAGTCTCAGAGAGAAGAAGatggaagaagaagagagggcGGAAAAGAAGATGATAATGAAGGAGAGCAAGAAGAAAGCTAATTAG